A region of Paenibacillus sp. 37 DNA encodes the following proteins:
- a CDS encoding MATE family efflux transporter, whose translation MTAISSTKESLRSDAKDLNLIRLTWPIFLELFLFMLMGSVDTLMLSSVSDNAVSGVGAANQIISIAILVLEVIGHGAAIVVAQYIGSKKLSEAAQVTGNAITLNLIVGLVLSGIFLLFGGHLLSLLNIQGEIYDFARSYINIVGGGIFLQALINALAATIRTHGYTKETMYVAVFMNVIHVVGNYALIFGHFGLPKLGVEGAAISTVGSRFICLLIFFWLLYRVSEVRVDFEYYIKLSKKFIGKILRIGIPSAMESMVYHSCQLVFTLYVTYLGAEAMATKQYAGNISSYIYLFSMAIGMGTSIIVGRLVGARRKDDAYKRVFDSVKWALLATVIIDVIIIFFRVPLMSIFTDNPEIIKLGAQVILLSLLLETGRTCNIVIIGSLRAAGDAKFPVYMGLISMVCMSLPLGYLLIFQLHLGLAGVWLAIAADEWTRAVIMFFRWKSRAWEKHELVEHDDEEVGAQPVPAV comes from the coding sequence ATGACAGCAATATCCTCAACCAAAGAGTCCCTTCGTTCTGATGCCAAGGATCTGAATCTGATTCGACTGACATGGCCTATTTTCCTGGAACTCTTCTTATTTATGTTGATGGGGAGCGTGGATACGCTCATGCTCAGCTCGGTATCCGATAATGCGGTCTCCGGCGTTGGAGCAGCCAATCAGATTATTTCTATCGCTATCCTTGTATTGGAAGTCATTGGACATGGTGCTGCGATTGTAGTAGCACAATATATTGGATCCAAAAAGTTAAGTGAAGCAGCACAAGTGACAGGTAATGCGATTACGCTGAACCTTATCGTAGGTCTGGTCCTGAGCGGAATCTTTCTTCTGTTCGGAGGACATTTGTTATCACTCTTGAATATTCAAGGCGAAATTTATGATTTTGCCCGTTCGTATATAAATATCGTCGGTGGCGGGATCTTCCTCCAGGCACTCATTAATGCGCTGGCTGCGACGATTCGTACACATGGTTACACCAAAGAAACAATGTACGTCGCTGTATTCATGAACGTGATTCACGTTGTTGGTAACTATGCATTGATCTTTGGTCACTTCGGCCTGCCGAAGCTTGGGGTGGAAGGTGCAGCCATCTCTACGGTAGGGAGTCGGTTTATCTGCCTGCTGATCTTCTTCTGGTTGTTGTATCGTGTGAGCGAGGTGCGGGTGGATTTCGAATACTACATTAAGTTGTCCAAGAAATTCATTGGCAAAATTCTGCGGATTGGCATTCCGTCTGCGATGGAATCCATGGTATATCATTCTTGCCAGCTCGTGTTCACGCTGTATGTGACCTATCTTGGCGCAGAAGCTATGGCAACCAAGCAGTATGCGGGTAACATCTCCAGCTATATTTACTTGTTCAGCATGGCGATTGGTATGGGGACATCGATCATTGTAGGTCGGCTTGTGGGTGCGCGACGCAAAGATGATGCGTACAAACGTGTTTTTGACAGTGTAAAATGGGCGCTTCTGGCCACAGTCATCATTGATGTAATCATCATTTTTTTCCGTGTGCCGCTGATGAGCATCTTTACGGATAATCCGGAAATTATCAAGCTGGGGGCTCAAGTGATTCTACTCAGTCTTTTGCTCGAAACCGGGCGTACCTGCAATATTGTGATCATTGGTTCCCTGCGTGCGGCAGGGGATGCGAAGTTCCCGGTATACATGGGTCTGATCTCCATGGTCTGCATGAGTCTGCCACTGGGGTACCTGCTCATATTCCAGCTTCATCTGGGGCTTGCTGGTGTGTGGCTTGCCATTGCGGCGGATGAGTGGACCCGTGCGGTCATTATGTTCTTCCGCTGGAAGAGCAGAGCTTGGGAGAAACATGAACTGGTGGAGCATGATGACGAAGAGGTTGGCGCACAGCCGGTACCGGCTGTCTGA
- a CDS encoding response regulator transcription factor: MNKKVLVVDDESSIVSAIAYALRREGYEVDTASDGEEALVKVASFHPQVMILDVMMPRLDGYGVCRRLEDREDIGIILLTVKNDIVDKIVGLEMGADDYMTKPFEIRELLARVKALMRRVEKSSPPPDDSKNQAIVNGTLRIHVAHRTVTVNEEKLDLTPKEFDLLTILMSNPERVYTRDDLLDRVWGMEYAGGTRTVDIHIQRLRKKIGDTDQQKLQTVYGIGYKASAPEPGGAI, encoded by the coding sequence ATGAATAAAAAAGTACTCGTGGTAGATGACGAATCAAGCATCGTCAGTGCCATTGCTTACGCGCTGCGGCGCGAAGGATATGAAGTAGATACTGCGAGTGACGGTGAAGAGGCCTTGGTTAAGGTCGCATCGTTTCACCCACAGGTCATGATTCTGGACGTGATGATGCCAAGGCTTGATGGATACGGCGTATGCCGCAGGCTGGAGGACCGCGAGGATATCGGCATTATTTTGCTGACTGTCAAAAATGATATCGTGGACAAAATCGTTGGCCTGGAAATGGGGGCCGATGATTACATGACCAAACCATTCGAGATCCGTGAACTGCTCGCAAGGGTGAAGGCGCTCATGCGCCGTGTCGAGAAAAGCAGTCCACCACCGGATGATTCAAAGAATCAGGCCATCGTGAATGGCACACTGCGTATTCATGTTGCTCACCGCACGGTGACCGTGAATGAGGAAAAGCTGGATCTGACACCAAAAGAGTTCGATCTGCTGACCATTCTCATGTCCAATCCTGAGCGGGTGTACACAAGAGATGATCTGCTGGATCGGGTCTGGGGCATGGAATATGCAGGTGGCACACGGACCGTGGACATTCACATTCAGCGTTTGCGCAAAAAAATCGGAGATACGGATCAGCAAAAATTGCAGACCGTATATGGGATCGGCTACAAAGCATCTGCACCTGAACCAGGCGGGGCCATATGA
- a CDS encoding carbohydrate ABC transporter permease, translated as MKTDTAVRLSTYPGTSRGSAWLRRFGYILLYFLLSLVALLQILPLVWLLLFSLKNNQEVFDMAPFSLPATPRWENYVKVWTEGNISLYFFNSVWITVVSVVVTVLFASLVTFAITRMRWKGRSLVLGLFMVGLMIPVHSTLIPLFSLFLKLHLTDHPLSVILSYIAFNMPITIMILLGFYYALPREVEEAAVMDGCSVHRIFFRIILPMTASVISTTAIINMIYNWNEFIFVNTFISTDSYKTLTVGVQNFIGQYTTDWGAIGATLMISIMPILIAFLILSNRIVEGIAAGSVKG; from the coding sequence GTGAAGACGGATACGGCCGTTAGATTGTCAACTTACCCGGGGACAAGCCGAGGTTCGGCATGGTTAAGGAGATTCGGATATATTCTGCTGTATTTCCTCTTGTCCCTGGTAGCTTTGCTGCAAATTTTACCCTTGGTATGGCTGCTGTTGTTCTCGCTTAAAAATAATCAGGAAGTATTCGACATGGCGCCTTTTTCCCTTCCTGCTACCCCGCGTTGGGAAAACTATGTCAAGGTATGGACAGAGGGAAATATCAGCTTGTACTTCTTCAACAGTGTATGGATTACCGTGGTCTCGGTGGTGGTCACCGTGCTGTTTGCCAGTCTGGTGACCTTTGCCATTACACGTATGCGCTGGAAGGGTCGTTCGCTGGTGCTGGGGCTATTCATGGTGGGTCTGATGATCCCTGTACACTCCACGTTGATCCCGCTGTTCAGCTTGTTCCTGAAGCTTCATCTCACAGATCATCCTTTGTCAGTCATCTTGTCTTATATTGCCTTTAATATGCCAATTACCATTATGATTCTACTCGGATTCTACTACGCGCTTCCCCGGGAAGTGGAAGAAGCCGCAGTGATGGATGGCTGCTCCGTGCATCGAATTTTCTTTCGGATTATCTTGCCGATGACAGCTTCGGTTATCTCCACAACGGCAATCATCAACATGATCTATAACTGGAATGAGTTCATCTTTGTTAATACGTTCATCAGTACGGATTCATACAAGACCCTGACCGTTGGGGTACAGAACTTTATCGGTCAATATACAACGGATTGGGGAGCCATTGGTGCCACGCTGATGATCAGCATTATGCCGATTCTGATTGCTTTTCTCATCCTGAGTAATCGAATCGTGGAGGGCATTGCTGCGGGTTCAGTTAAAGGTTAA
- a CDS encoding helix-turn-helix transcriptional regulator — protein MSRYRAMIQQSLFYIETHLHEQIGLEEVASEALLSPYHYHRIFRNEVGMTVVDYIRNRRMSLASTTLRSTDAGILDIALACGFESQEAFTRAFRKLYGMPPGRFRKLFDLKLFEGRTRGGEVQMNQTSTIPGWMLTGSHPQNYEMGIDPAEVHQGKASGYLKAVTPMEPNEFATMMQQFRADKYVGKRMKLSGFVKTERVDAFCGLWMRVDNNVHDVLQFDNMHDRPITGTQPWNQYSIVLDVPEGSAVISFGVILNGKGKVWVDSFRFEEVDLNTPLTHMETEYEMSDEPLNLSFEE, from the coding sequence TTGAGCCGTTACCGTGCAATGATTCAGCAAAGTTTGTTTTATATTGAGACTCATCTGCATGAGCAGATTGGGCTGGAAGAAGTGGCATCCGAGGCGTTGTTGTCGCCATATCACTACCATCGAATTTTCCGTAATGAGGTGGGCATGACCGTGGTGGATTATATACGCAATCGCCGGATGAGTCTGGCGTCCACGACCCTCCGATCGACGGATGCGGGTATTTTGGACATCGCGCTGGCATGTGGCTTTGAGAGTCAGGAAGCCTTCACCCGTGCATTCCGCAAATTATATGGCATGCCACCAGGACGTTTTCGCAAATTGTTCGATCTGAAATTATTCGAAGGAAGAACCAGAGGAGGAGAAGTACAGATGAATCAGACGTCAACAATTCCAGGTTGGATGTTAACGGGAAGTCATCCGCAAAATTATGAGATGGGCATTGACCCTGCCGAAGTGCATCAGGGGAAAGCTTCAGGATATTTGAAAGCAGTTACGCCGATGGAGCCTAACGAATTTGCAACGATGATGCAACAGTTCAGAGCGGACAAGTATGTAGGCAAGCGGATGAAATTATCGGGATTTGTGAAGACCGAGCGTGTGGACGCGTTCTGCGGATTATGGATGCGTGTGGATAATAATGTCCATGATGTACTTCAATTCGATAACATGCATGATCGGCCGATTACGGGTACGCAGCCATGGAACCAGTATAGTATTGTGCTTGATGTGCCGGAGGGCAGCGCGGTCATTTCGTTCGGGGTTATTTTGAACGGTAAAGGAAAAGTGTGGGTTGACAGCTTCCGCTTCGAGGAGGTTGATCTGAACACACCGCTGACACATATGGAGACAGAGTATGAGATGTCGGATGAGCCGCTGAATCTGTCATTTGAGGAGTAA